From the Clostridium sp. Marseille-P299 genome, one window contains:
- a CDS encoding helix-turn-helix domain-containing protein — translation MFQNNYFKSKVFKRLFFSYLIIISLCFCIYSVMAIYETAVLNKERKNAYYEVMANEISRFWDDQLSTAKTITSRLNSNTYIKKMCMDVGSENEYTDSYTAYQVKNAITTAKTSSRNLNVTEVMLFLNDSKRVNASSGIVWMKEPFENTLEQGSIIKKDSVKNLLHINDIEILTFTKEYLIFCEDYTYQTNLLSRSKGLICVLFDYEGLMDNLESIMNESTSFRLILNDKTIFETSDVTGITIQQNSKVNYGVTYELIIDENEFDFTGNLGLTLMILLGFSGCILFAILAYYFANKYYLPIGSIEKIMNNEMENDEKDELDNIIKGIEGLIGERNGYREKMITIAPYAEQGMLHGILTGNVQDEKLSVLWQEEYIDLKRPYFSISVFNIAYVGTDYIKSNDLANIANLIQSTCKIFYTEEMQVYCYIKDMNHIYMVVNSDTADLKDELFYQIHEKVVSIIDNKDYVITMGVDQVRDDISLLQEACNNAIKALDGMLVGGRGSVYFYEEENTKGKQEYYFPKDFVKRLDKILREQNLVEAKQLLDEIYEKNMAEYDCSVTAIQCLIDELHISTLKVLKGINSHNITHINIDKIKFASTLEESFQYYYAVYETICNQLQLITNDKKDVEKLGKEIIEYIDENYRNPDISLATITEKFGVSNKYITQCCKQNLGVTYLQYIQEKRIAYSKRLLDEGKLSLEQIAELCGYSNLLTFRRNFKSITGMNPSDYRNE, via the coding sequence ATGTTTCAAAACAATTATTTTAAAAGCAAGGTTTTTAAAAGACTCTTTTTTTCTTATCTTATAATTATCTCTTTATGTTTTTGTATATATTCTGTAATGGCTATTTATGAAACGGCGGTATTGAATAAGGAAAGAAAGAATGCATATTATGAAGTTATGGCAAACGAAATCTCTAGATTTTGGGATGACCAATTGTCCACGGCAAAAACAATTACATCTAGATTGAATAGTAATACATATATCAAGAAAATGTGTATGGACGTGGGTAGCGAGAATGAATATACGGATTCTTATACTGCTTATCAAGTAAAAAATGCAATTACTACTGCAAAAACTTCATCAAGAAATTTAAATGTAACTGAAGTTATGTTATTTCTTAACGATAGCAAGAGAGTGAATGCAAGCTCTGGAATTGTTTGGATGAAAGAACCATTTGAAAATACATTAGAGCAAGGAAGCATAATCAAAAAAGACTCAGTTAAGAATTTACTACATATTAATGATATTGAGATACTCACATTTACCAAGGAGTATCTAATATTTTGTGAAGATTATACATATCAAACAAATCTATTAAGCCGAAGCAAAGGACTTATTTGTGTACTATTTGACTATGAAGGATTAATGGATAATTTAGAATCAATAATGAATGAAAGTACAAGCTTTCGATTAATATTAAATGATAAAACCATTTTTGAAACATCAGACGTAACAGGAATTACAATTCAACAAAACTCCAAGGTAAATTATGGAGTGACATATGAACTCATTATCGATGAAAATGAATTTGATTTTACAGGAAATCTTGGACTAACTCTTATGATATTATTAGGATTTAGTGGATGTATCCTATTTGCTATTTTAGCGTACTATTTTGCAAATAAATATTATCTACCAATTGGAAGCATCGAAAAAATAATGAATAACGAAATGGAAAATGATGAAAAGGATGAACTTGATAATATTATTAAAGGGATTGAAGGCTTAATTGGTGAACGCAATGGATACCGGGAGAAAATGATAACCATTGCACCTTATGCAGAACAAGGGATGTTACATGGAATCCTAACTGGAAATGTTCAAGATGAGAAGTTAAGTGTACTTTGGCAAGAAGAATACATTGACCTAAAACGCCCATATTTTAGTATTTCTGTGTTTAACATTGCTTACGTTGGAACGGATTATATAAAATCAAATGACTTAGCCAATATAGCAAATCTAATACAATCAACGTGTAAAATATTCTATACAGAAGAGATGCAAGTATATTGTTATATAAAAGATATGAATCATATCTATATGGTTGTAAACAGTGATACTGCAGATCTAAAAGATGAATTATTTTATCAAATTCATGAAAAAGTAGTAAGTATTATAGATAATAAAGATTATGTAATAACTATGGGAGTAGATCAAGTAAGAGATGATATCAGTCTTTTACAGGAAGCCTGCAATAACGCAATCAAGGCTTTGGATGGAATGCTAGTTGGTGGTAGAGGCAGTGTATACTTTTATGAGGAAGAAAATACGAAAGGTAAGCAAGAATACTATTTCCCAAAAGATTTTGTAAAACGTTTAGATAAAATATTAAGAGAACAAAATCTAGTGGAAGCGAAGCAACTATTGGATGAAATATACGAAAAAAATATGGCGGAATATGATTGCTCAGTCACAGCAATTCAATGCCTAATCGATGAATTGCATATATCCACGTTAAAAGTATTAAAGGGAATCAATTCTCATAATATTACCCATATTAATATAGATAAAATAAAATTTGCTTCTACCTTAGAAGAAAGTTTTCAGTATTATTATGCGGTATATGAAACAATATGTAATCAGCTGCAGTTAATTACCAATGATAAAAAAGATGTTGAAAAATTAGGAAAAGAAATTATCGAATATATTGATGAGAATTATAGAAATCCTGATATTTCACTTGCTACAATAACAGAAAAATTTGGTGTGAGTAATAAATATATTACACAATGTTGCAAACAGAATCTAGGAGTAACCTATTTACAATACATCCAAGAGAAACGAATTGCATACTCAAAAAGACTTTTGGATGAAGGAAAATTGTCATTAGAACAAATAGCAGAATTATGTGGCTATTCGAATCTATTAACGTTTAGACGTAACTTTAAATCAATTACAGGCATGAATCCAAGTGATTATAGGAATGAGTAA
- a CDS encoding ABC transporter permease, with product MKFNNKHAEKERGSKNKHVSRKLTRQEKSAIFKKNIKRDKYLLLMFLPVIIYYIIFCYVPMTGIVMAFQKFTPGKGFLGLYTGDFVGLKWFKQFFESPYFFRLIRNTFLLSFYSLIFGFPIPIIFALCITQIKKKWIQRGSQVITYLPYFISTVVVCGMITNFLSPSNGIINQFIQALGKDPINFMGEKQYFRAIYVISGSWQTFGFNSIIFVAAIMGISPELYEAMKVDGGNKLQIIWHLVLPSIKPTIILLLIMSLGNLLNVGFEKVYLLYNSGIYETADVISTYVYRQGIESQNYSYATAVGLFNSLIGFIIVFAANRLSRKISDTSVW from the coding sequence ATGAAGTTCAATAACAAACATGCAGAAAAAGAGAGGGGGAGTAAAAATAAACATGTATCTAGAAAATTAACGAGGCAAGAAAAAAGTGCAATATTTAAGAAAAATATAAAAAGAGACAAATATTTGTTGCTTATGTTTTTGCCGGTTATTATCTACTATATTATATTTTGTTATGTGCCAATGACTGGAATCGTAATGGCATTTCAGAAATTTACTCCCGGAAAAGGCTTTTTAGGGTTGTATACCGGAGATTTTGTTGGATTGAAATGGTTTAAGCAATTTTTTGAATCACCGTATTTTTTTCGTTTAATTAGAAATACATTTTTACTATCATTTTATTCTTTGATCTTTGGATTTCCAATTCCGATTATATTTGCATTATGTATTACTCAAATTAAGAAGAAATGGATACAAAGAGGGTCACAGGTAATTACATACTTACCATATTTTATATCAACGGTTGTTGTATGTGGTATGATAACAAACTTTTTATCGCCATCTAACGGTATCATTAATCAATTCATTCAAGCCCTTGGAAAAGATCCAATTAATTTTATGGGAGAGAAGCAATACTTTAGAGCCATCTATGTAATTTCTGGATCTTGGCAGACCTTTGGATTCAATTCTATTATATTCGTTGCAGCAATTATGGGTATTTCACCTGAATTATATGAGGCAATGAAAGTAGATGGAGGAAATAAACTTCAAATCATATGGCATCTTGTCTTACCAAGTATTAAACCTACGATAATCTTATTACTGATTATGTCTTTAGGAAATTTACTTAATGTAGGTTTTGAAAAAGTATACTTATTGTATAACTCTGGAATTTATGAAACCGCAGACGTTATTTCTACTTATGTATACCGTCAAGGTATTGAGAGCCAGAATTACAGTTATGCAACTGCAGTAGGATTGTTTAACTCCCTCATTGGCTTTATTATCGTATTTGCTGCAAATCGTCTAAGTAGAAAAATTTCTGATACATCAGTTTGGTAG
- a CDS encoding carbohydrate ABC transporter permease, with protein MTSKKFLKEFRNETIGDKFFDICVYLLVFIAVIVTLYPFVYVTSVSLSSGTAVNKGLVKLFPVDFDISAYKMVMQYKELWTSYYNTIIYTVTGTFANIIFTCLAAYPLSRKRFFLRRKLNFMLAFTMYFSGGLIPTYMVVTGIGLYNSRLAMILPVLVSAYNVMICRSAFESISEELFENASLEGANDFTMLTKIAIPLIKPTLAVLTLYYAVARYNDFFSGLLYLGKEKLQPLQLFLRRILLMASTEIMQNAGGGVAQDAIAQSTIQIRYVCIVIATIPIILLCPFIQKYLVKGTMLGAVKG; from the coding sequence ATGACTAGTAAAAAGTTTTTAAAAGAGTTTCGCAATGAAACGATAGGGGATAAGTTTTTTGACATCTGTGTGTATCTGCTAGTGTTTATAGCAGTTATAGTAACCTTGTATCCATTTGTATATGTAACAAGTGTATCTTTAAGTTCAGGAACAGCAGTGAATAAAGGGTTGGTAAAATTATTCCCAGTGGATTTTGATATTTCTGCCTATAAAATGGTAATGCAGTATAAAGAGCTATGGACCTCTTACTATAATACAATCATTTACACAGTTACTGGAACCTTTGCCAACATTATATTCACCTGTCTTGCAGCATATCCGCTTTCAAGAAAAAGGTTTTTCTTAAGAAGAAAACTGAATTTTATGTTAGCATTTACAATGTATTTTTCAGGCGGATTAATACCAACCTATATGGTTGTAACAGGGATTGGTTTATACAACTCAAGACTTGCAATGATATTACCAGTTTTGGTTAGCGCATATAATGTCATGATTTGTCGTTCAGCCTTTGAGAGTATATCAGAAGAGTTATTTGAAAATGCTTCCTTAGAAGGGGCGAATGATTTTACGATGTTAACCAAAATTGCGATTCCGCTAATAAAACCAACCCTTGCAGTGTTAACACTTTATTACGCGGTTGCACGTTATAATGATTTCTTTAGTGGTTTACTATACTTAGGAAAAGAAAAGTTACAACCCCTACAATTATTTTTAAGACGTATCTTATTAATGGCTTCCACGGAAATTATGCAAAATGCCGGTGGAGGAGTAGCACAGGATGCGATTGCACAATCAACCATTCAAATACGTTATGTGTGCATCGTAATAGCTACAATACCAATCATCTTACTTTGTCCGTTCATTCAGAAGTATTTAGTAAAGGGAACGATGCTTGGTGCAGTGAAGGGTTAA
- a CDS encoding extracellular solute-binding protein: protein MRKIKKLATMLLMVTLIGSMFSGCKKSDNSTNANEAEKEFNYTGSAPITDTENATVSILATNSWYTTVDLKEATIVKEVQKRAGVNVDWTLISPTNYVDTVSPMLAAGKDLADIVLLPDLDPNMTYINSGLFVKLDEYMEYMPNFEKFLNENPIIKSSLTAQDGHIYYVPLTVVTDNYQPCMMYNLPWIEKLGIEQPTTLDDFVEMLRLFRDNDMNGNGDPNDEIPMSVTSEYLPYMFGPAFGLDLVSGFYADEDGTVHYAYAESENYKAYLEFLNSLYEEGLLEVEFTSLTRDQITERCAQDLTGVTFDFSWQMSNLYSAQYPEYDGTTPIFCGVAPLSGEYEGYYVGRNAISNIFGVTADSDNIILAVKFLDYSMGEECQDLYVWGIEGETYTVAADGTREYTEQAKDNMWFQAYGVNPVCYPSQQSVEGTDVLLPEWHVKVDKELMQYVKAPWPFIYATPEEAEVISQYLVDITTYAAEKNVEFITGTESLDNFDNYLSTLDSMNLGEILKIRQAQYDRFLEASK from the coding sequence ATGAGAAAAATAAAAAAATTAGCTACAATGTTACTAATGGTTACATTAATAGGAAGTATGTTTAGTGGCTGTAAAAAGTCAGATAATAGTACAAATGCTAATGAAGCAGAAAAAGAGTTTAATTACACTGGATCAGCACCGATTACTGATACAGAAAATGCAACGGTAAGTATCTTGGCCACGAACTCTTGGTACACAACAGTAGATTTAAAAGAAGCAACCATTGTAAAAGAGGTGCAAAAACGTGCTGGCGTCAATGTAGACTGGACTTTAATTTCACCAACGAACTATGTAGATACAGTAAGTCCAATGTTAGCAGCTGGAAAAGATTTAGCAGATATTGTACTTCTTCCAGATCTCGATCCGAATATGACATACATCAATTCTGGTTTATTTGTAAAATTGGATGAGTATATGGAGTATATGCCTAACTTTGAAAAGTTTTTAAATGAGAATCCAATTATCAAATCAAGTTTAACTGCGCAAGACGGACATATTTATTATGTACCTCTTACCGTAGTAACTGATAATTATCAACCTTGTATGATGTATAATTTACCTTGGATTGAAAAATTAGGAATTGAGCAACCAACTACTTTGGATGATTTCGTAGAAATGCTTCGCCTATTCCGTGATAATGATATGAATGGAAATGGTGATCCAAACGATGAAATCCCTATGAGTGTTACAAGTGAATACTTACCATATATGTTTGGTCCAGCATTTGGCCTTGATTTAGTAAGTGGTTTCTATGCAGATGAAGATGGTACCGTTCATTATGCATATGCTGAGTCAGAAAACTACAAAGCGTACCTTGAATTCTTAAACAGTTTATATGAAGAAGGTTTACTTGAAGTTGAATTTACATCTTTAACAAGAGATCAAATTACAGAACGTTGTGCACAAGATCTTACAGGTGTAACATTTGATTTTAGCTGGCAGATGTCAAATCTTTATAGTGCACAGTATCCAGAATATGATGGTACAACACCTATCTTTTGTGGTGTAGCTCCTTTATCTGGAGAATATGAGGGCTACTATGTTGGTAGAAATGCAATTAGTAATATTTTTGGTGTAACAGCAGATAGTGATAATATTATTTTAGCAGTGAAGTTTTTAGACTACTCAATGGGAGAAGAATGTCAAGATTTATATGTTTGGGGTATTGAAGGAGAAACATATACAGTAGCAGCAGATGGTACTAGAGAATATACAGAGCAAGCGAAAGATAATATGTGGTTCCAAGCATATGGTGTAAACCCTGTTTGTTACCCATCTCAACAATCCGTTGAAGGAACCGATGTGTTATTACCTGAATGGCATGTAAAAGTTGATAAAGAATTAATGCAATACGTGAAAGCACCATGGCCATTTATCTATGCTACACCAGAAGAAGCAGAAGTAATTTCTCAATATCTTGTTGATATTACTACATATGCAGCAGAGAAGAATGTTGAATTTATAACAGGTACTGAGAGTTTAGATAATTTTGATAATTATCTTTCAACACTCGATTCTATGAACTTAGGTGAAATATTAAAAATTAGACAAGCACAATATGATCGTTTTTTAGAAGCTTCTAAATAA
- the rpsT gene encoding 30S ribosomal protein S20, with protein sequence MANIKSAKKRIKVIETKTLRNKAIKSKVKTLVKKVESAVAASDKALATTSLKDAVVAIDKACAKGIYHKNTAARKISRLTKAVNNIA encoded by the coding sequence TTGGCTAATATTAAATCTGCAAAAAAAAGAATCAAAGTTATCGAAACTAAAACATTAAGAAATAAAGCAATCAAATCTAAGGTAAAAACTTTAGTAAAGAAAGTGGAATCTGCTGTGGCTGCCAGCGATAAAGCTCTTGCTACTACAAGTTTAAAAGATGCTGTTGTTGCTATCGATAAGGCTTGTGCTAAAGGAATTTACCACAAGAACACAGCTGCTAGAAAAATTTCTAGATTAACAAAAGCTGTTAACAACATTGCTTAA
- the gpr gene encoding GPR endopeptidase, translated as MKNTNQVRTDLALEVRESFEDDDVEIKGVILDEKYIEEKEVKITTVEIKDEQGAKAMQKPIGTYITIEARKLQEKDDEYHSSISEEISSYIMQLVGDSYQQGVLIVGLGNREVTPDALGPWVVDNLFVTRHLIREYGKEFGEKNHLQSVSALAPGVMAQTGMEVVEILKGLIKETKPGVVIAIDALAARSVERLNTTVQITDTGISPGAGIGNNRQALNEESLGTKVVALGVPTVVDAFTIVRDSLEQALSKQDFTPDEIQKFILEVTDQQTVHNMFVTPKDIDESMKCISYTISEALNSCFCGKG; from the coding sequence ATGAAAAATACAAATCAAGTAAGAACGGACTTAGCATTAGAGGTAAGAGAAAGCTTTGAAGATGACGATGTGGAAATCAAAGGCGTCATTTTAGATGAGAAATATATTGAGGAAAAGGAAGTTAAAATCACAACCGTTGAAATCAAAGATGAACAAGGTGCCAAAGCAATGCAAAAACCAATTGGTACGTATATTACAATAGAAGCAAGGAAACTACAAGAAAAAGATGATGAATATCATTCTTCCATCAGTGAAGAAATTAGTTCCTATATTATGCAATTGGTAGGGGACTCCTATCAACAAGGAGTGCTTATAGTAGGCCTTGGCAATCGAGAGGTAACACCAGATGCCTTGGGCCCTTGGGTTGTAGATAATTTATTTGTAACAAGACATTTAATCCGTGAATACGGAAAAGAATTTGGTGAGAAAAATCACCTACAATCGGTTAGTGCACTAGCACCAGGAGTTATGGCACAAACAGGAATGGAGGTTGTAGAGATTTTAAAGGGGCTTATCAAAGAGACAAAACCAGGTGTAGTTATTGCAATCGATGCACTTGCAGCAAGAAGTGTGGAACGTTTGAATACAACGGTGCAGATTACTGATACTGGAATAAGCCCTGGTGCAGGCATAGGTAATAACAGACAGGCTCTAAACGAAGAAAGCCTTGGAACAAAAGTAGTGGCATTAGGGGTACCAACCGTAGTGGATGCATTTACAATTGTAAGGGATTCTTTAGAGCAAGCATTAAGTAAGCAAGATTTTACACCAGATGAAATCCAAAAATTTATCTTAGAAGTAACCGATCAACAAACGGTTCATAATATGTTTGTAACACCTAAAGATATTGATGAGTCTATGAAATGTATTAGCTATACGATTTCAGAAGCACTCAATTCATGTTTTTGTGGAAAAGGATAA
- a CDS encoding stage II sporulation protein P, with translation MRRFYRRRELLLYRITFCIMLFVTICILIKGLVVFASDEITYAFKKAGVYAMQSIYVNSMADKNSYYKYVVTNETNDSNVITNFADRFAINYYAAHQNSNSTYIKENNMEILSPDGIWYSEDLSDDPSVLENFDEDTEHYVSVGNDLANKVMEENEYTTDEKSNGKRLEIVFKEGKVSHIENYDTSSYVNNFVIDNTNDFAVSVSNLIKSQYSLDKLKQLDYLIQNYYIVDESTKPTSSLFDTDKLLGMNLTIKKNNAAPQILIYHTHASETYIDSREGVQEDTVVGPGNYLAKLLEEKYGYVVYHDKTAYDMKDGVGNRNYAYSTALPNIEKILEENPSIQVIIDLHRDSAPKRVTTINDKPTAKIMLFNGLCRNQNGPIERLQNVNLESNLAFSLQMNLVGRSLFPGLMHRIFLKNYRYNQHLAERTLLVELGTDQNTVQEAYNAMEPFAAVLNQVLTNR, from the coding sequence ATGAGACGATTTTATCGTAGAAGAGAACTTCTCCTTTATCGAATTACATTTTGTATTATGCTCTTTGTTACAATCTGTATTTTGATTAAAGGATTGGTTGTTTTTGCATCAGATGAAATCACTTATGCCTTTAAGAAGGCAGGAGTTTATGCAATGCAGTCCATCTACGTGAATTCAATGGCAGATAAAAATTCGTATTACAAATATGTAGTAACGAATGAAACAAACGACAGTAATGTGATTACGAATTTTGCAGACCGCTTTGCGATTAATTACTATGCAGCACATCAGAACTCAAATAGTACGTATATAAAAGAAAACAACATGGAGATACTTTCACCAGATGGAATTTGGTACTCAGAAGATTTAAGTGATGATCCAAGTGTTTTAGAGAATTTCGATGAAGATACTGAACATTATGTAAGTGTTGGAAATGATTTAGCAAATAAAGTGATGGAAGAAAATGAATATACAACTGATGAAAAATCCAATGGGAAACGATTAGAAATCGTATTTAAAGAAGGAAAGGTTAGTCATATCGAGAATTATGATACTTCTTCTTATGTAAATAATTTTGTAATTGATAATACGAATGATTTTGCAGTTTCCGTAAGTAATTTAATAAAGAGTCAATATTCATTAGATAAGTTAAAACAATTAGATTATCTCATACAAAATTATTATATTGTGGATGAATCTACCAAACCTACTAGTAGCCTATTTGATACCGACAAACTATTGGGTATGAACTTAACAATTAAGAAAAATAATGCAGCTCCTCAGATTTTAATTTATCACACCCATGCGTCAGAAACATATATTGACAGTCGAGAAGGTGTGCAAGAGGATACCGTAGTGGGACCAGGAAATTACTTAGCAAAACTTTTAGAAGAAAAATATGGTTATGTTGTATATCATGATAAAACAGCATATGATATGAAGGATGGAGTTGGTAATCGGAATTATGCTTATAGTACGGCACTTCCTAACATAGAGAAAATTCTTGAGGAAAATCCAAGTATTCAAGTAATTATTGACTTACATAGGGATAGTGCTCCAAAAAGAGTTACTACCATAAATGATAAACCTACCGCAAAGATCATGTTATTTAATGGGTTATGCAGAAATCAAAATGGACCAATTGAACGTTTACAAAATGTCAACCTTGAATCAAACTTAGCCTTCAGTTTGCAAATGAATCTAGTAGGACGTTCGTTGTTTCCTGGCTTAATGCATCGTATATTCTTAAAAAATTATCGCTATAATCAGCATCTAGCAGAACGAACTTTATTAGTAGAACTAGGAACCGATCAAAATACGGTGCAAGAAGCTTACAATGCTATGGAACCATTTGCAGCGGTATTAAATCAAGTACTTACCAATCGTTAA
- the lepA gene encoding translation elongation factor 4 has translation MSIDQSKIRNFCIIAHIDHGKSTLADRIIEKTGLLTSREMQSQVLDNMELERERGITIKAQTVRTVYKAKDGEEYIFNLIDTPGHVDFNYEVSRSLAACEGAILVVDAAQGIEAQTLANVYLALDHNLDIVPVINKIDLPSADPERVINEIEDVIGLEAQDAPLISAKNGLNIEDVLEQIVAKIPAPKGDKNAPLQALIFDSIYDSYKGVIIFCRIMEGTVRKGTEIKMMATGATADVVELGIFGPGQFIPCEELTAGMVGYITASLKNVKDTRVGDTVTDAQNPCKQALPGYKKVNPMVYCGMYPADGAKYPDLRDALEKLQLNDAALQFEAETSVALGFGFRCGFLGLLHLEIIQERLEREYNLDIVTTAPGVIYKVFKTNGEMLEITNPSNLPDPSEIEHMEEPMVSAEIMVTTEFVGAIMNLCQERRGIYLGMEYMEETRALLKYDLPLNEIIYDFFDALKSRSRGYASFDYEMKGYVPSELVKLDILINKEEVDALSFIVHGESAYERGRRMCEKLKDEIPRHMFEVPIQAAIGSKVIARETVKAMRKDVLAKCYGGDISRKRKLLEKQKEGKKRMRQIGNVEIPQKAFMSVLKLDEN, from the coding sequence ATGTCAATTGACCAAAGCAAAATTAGAAATTTTTGTATCATTGCGCATATAGATCACGGGAAATCAACACTTGCAGACCGTATCATTGAAAAGACTGGCTTACTAACTAGTAGAGAGATGCAGTCACAAGTTCTTGATAACATGGAATTAGAAAGAGAACGTGGAATCACAATCAAAGCACAAACCGTTCGTACCGTATATAAAGCAAAAGATGGCGAAGAATATATCTTTAACTTAATCGATACACCAGGACATGTGGATTTTAACTACGAAGTATCAAGAAGTTTAGCAGCCTGTGAAGGAGCTATCTTAGTTGTAGATGCTGCACAGGGAATTGAAGCACAGACATTAGCAAATGTATATTTAGCACTTGATCATAACTTGGATATTGTACCAGTTATCAATAAAATCGACTTACCAAGTGCAGATCCAGAACGTGTAATTAATGAAATCGAAGATGTAATTGGTTTAGAAGCACAAGATGCACCTTTAATTTCTGCGAAAAACGGACTTAATATTGAAGACGTATTAGAACAAATCGTAGCCAAAATTCCTGCTCCAAAGGGTGATAAGAACGCACCACTACAAGCATTAATCTTTGACTCTATTTATGATTCCTATAAGGGTGTTATTATCTTTTGTAGAATCATGGAAGGAACCGTTCGTAAAGGAACTGAAATTAAAATGATGGCGACAGGAGCAACAGCAGATGTTGTTGAACTTGGTATCTTTGGACCAGGCCAATTCATTCCATGTGAAGAGCTTACTGCAGGTATGGTTGGTTACATTACTGCATCTTTAAAGAATGTAAAGGATACAAGAGTAGGTGATACCGTAACCGATGCTCAGAATCCATGTAAGCAAGCCTTACCAGGATATAAAAAAGTAAATCCTATGGTTTACTGCGGAATGTATCCAGCGGATGGAGCAAAGTATCCAGACTTACGTGATGCATTAGAAAAGCTTCAATTAAACGATGCTGCTTTGCAGTTTGAAGCAGAGACTTCCGTTGCATTAGGATTTGGTTTCCGTTGTGGCTTCTTAGGATTATTGCATCTTGAAATTATCCAAGAACGTCTAGAACGTGAATATAATCTTGATATCGTAACCACTGCACCAGGCGTTATCTATAAAGTATTTAAAACAAATGGTGAAATGCTTGAAATAACAAATCCATCTAACCTTCCAGATCCATCCGAGATCGAACATATGGAAGAACCGATGGTAAGCGCAGAAATTATGGTAACAACAGAATTTGTTGGAGCTATCATGAACCTTTGCCAAGAAAGAAGAGGTATCTATCTTGGAATGGAATATATGGAAGAGACAAGAGCTCTTTTAAAATATGACCTTCCACTGAATGAAATTATCTATGATTTCTTTGATGCACTTAAATCAAGATCCAGAGGATATGCTTCCTTTGACTATGAAATGAAAGGTTATGTGCCTTCAGAGCTAGTTAAATTAGACATTCTCATTAATAAGGAAGAAGTCGATGCACTTTCCTTCATCGTACATGGCGAATCCGCTTATGAACGTGGAAGAAGAATGTGTGAAAAATTAAAAGATGAAATTCCAAGACATATGTTTGAAGTTCCAATTCAAGCAGCAATTGGAAGTAAAGTTATTGCTAGAGAAACTGTAAAAGCAATGCGTAAAGACGTACTTGCAAAATGTTACGGTGGCGATATCTCTCGTAAGAGAAAACTTTTAGAGAAACAAAAAGAAGGTAAGAAGAGAATGCGCCAGATTGGAAATGTAGAAATTCCACAAAAGGCATTCATGAGTGTATTAAAATTAGACGAGAATTAA